In Streptomyces chartreusis NRRL 3882, the following are encoded in one genomic region:
- the purS gene encoding phosphoribosylformylglycinamidine synthase subunit PurS translates to MARVVVDVMLKPEILDPQGQAVQRALPRLGFEGISDVRQGKRFELEVDGPVDEAALARIHDLAESFLANTVIEDFTVRVEEVAEAVK, encoded by the coding sequence GTGGCACGCGTCGTAGTCGACGTCATGCTCAAGCCGGAGATCCTCGACCCCCAGGGCCAGGCGGTGCAGCGCGCACTGCCGCGGCTGGGTTTCGAAGGGATCTCGGACGTCCGCCAGGGAAAGCGTTTCGAACTGGAAGTTGACGGGCCGGTCGACGAGGCCGCCCTCGCCCGCATTCACGATCTTGCGGAGTCCTTCCTCGCGAACACCGTGATCGAGGACTTCACCGTCCGGGTCGAGGAAGTCGCGGAGGCCGTGAAGTGA
- a CDS encoding ABC transporter ATP-binding protein: METNGHEHVIEVTDLRRVYGGGFEAVSGITFSVGRGEIFALLGTNGAGKTSTVELLEGLAAPAGGRVRVLGHDPYTDRALVRPRTGVMLQEGGFPSELTVAETARMWAGCVSGARPPAEVLALVGLESKAGIRVKQLSGGQRRRLDLALALLGDPEVLFLDEPTTGLDAEGRRDTWELVSALRDGGTTVLLTTHYLEEAETLADRLAIMHEGRVATTGTPAEVTAAEPSRISFELPEGYFVGDLPPLGELGVTGHETDGRTVRLRTHELQRTATGLLMWAARVRVELRRLDVRSASLEEAFLRIAKEVSAEQARGTTKEYAA; the protein is encoded by the coding sequence ATGGAAACCAACGGACACGAACACGTGATTGAGGTCACTGACCTGCGGCGTGTGTACGGGGGCGGGTTCGAGGCGGTAAGCGGAATCACCTTTTCCGTAGGACGCGGGGAGATCTTCGCCCTGCTGGGCACCAACGGCGCGGGCAAGACGTCGACCGTCGAACTGCTGGAGGGACTCGCGGCGCCGGCGGGCGGCAGGGTGCGGGTCCTCGGGCACGACCCGTACACCGACCGGGCCCTCGTACGGCCGCGCACCGGCGTGATGCTCCAGGAGGGAGGCTTCCCGTCGGAGCTGACCGTCGCGGAGACCGCGCGGATGTGGGCGGGGTGTGTGAGCGGGGCGCGGCCACCGGCGGAGGTCCTGGCGCTGGTCGGGCTCGAGTCGAAGGCCGGCATCCGGGTCAAGCAGTTGTCCGGCGGCCAGCGGCGCCGGCTGGATCTGGCGCTCGCGCTGCTCGGCGACCCCGAGGTGCTCTTCCTGGACGAGCCGACCACCGGGCTGGACGCCGAAGGCCGCCGCGACACCTGGGAGTTGGTGAGCGCGCTGCGCGACGGCGGAACGACCGTGCTGCTGACCACGCACTACCTGGAGGAGGCCGAGACCCTCGCCGACCGGCTGGCGATCATGCACGAGGGTCGCGTCGCCACCACCGGGACCCCGGCCGAGGTGACCGCCGCCGAACCCTCGCGGATCTCCTTCGAGCTGCCCGAGGGCTACTTCGTGGGCGATCTCCCGCCGCTCGGCGAGCTGGGCGTGACCGGGCACGAGACCGACGGCCGGACCGTCCGGCTCCGCACCCACGAACTCCAGCGGACGGCCACCGGGCTGCTGATGTGGGCCGCGCGGGTCCGGGTGGAACTGCGCCGCCTGGACGTGCGGTCGGCCTCCCTTGAGGAGGCGTTCCTCAGGATCGCCAAGGAGGTCTCCGCGGAACAGGCCAGGGGGACGACGAAGGAGTACGCGGCATGA
- a CDS encoding ABC transporter permease: protein MSATRTTSRPVSAATTPLSRMTALARAELTLLGRTRGALVAALFLPLVMPVSVRSAAKEMDLAEAGLNTGTLVLPAAVGFSLLFAVYSVLVGALVVRREELVLKRLRTGELRDVEILAGTALSAVLIGIVQCLLLAAGCSVLLDLSAPSAPLLAVVGLLLGLVMCAALAAATAAVTRTGESAQVTPMPLMLVSTLGSGMLVPLELLPDRVASVCELLPLTPVVTLVRGGWTGDLSAYEALGALATAMAWIVIAVFAVRRWFRWEPRR from the coding sequence ATGAGCGCCACCCGGACGACGTCCCGCCCGGTGTCGGCGGCGACCACTCCACTGAGCCGGATGACAGCGCTCGCCCGTGCCGAACTGACCCTGCTCGGGCGGACCAGGGGGGCACTCGTCGCGGCGCTGTTCTTACCGCTGGTGATGCCGGTCAGCGTGCGGTCGGCGGCCAAGGAGATGGACCTCGCCGAAGCCGGGCTGAACACCGGCACGCTGGTGCTGCCCGCAGCGGTCGGCTTCTCCCTGCTGTTCGCCGTCTACTCGGTGCTCGTCGGCGCCCTCGTCGTCCGGCGTGAGGAACTCGTCCTCAAGCGGCTGCGCACCGGTGAGCTACGGGACGTCGAGATCCTGGCCGGTACGGCGCTGTCGGCAGTACTCATCGGGATCGTGCAGTGCCTGCTGCTGGCGGCGGGTTGCTCGGTCCTGCTGGATCTGTCCGCGCCGTCCGCGCCCCTTCTGGCCGTCGTCGGGCTGCTGTTGGGGCTCGTGATGTGCGCGGCCCTCGCCGCGGCCACCGCCGCCGTGACCAGGACCGGCGAGAGCGCCCAGGTCACGCCGATGCCGCTGATGCTCGTCTCGACGCTGGGCTCCGGCATGTTAGTCCCGCTGGAGCTGCTGCCGGACCGGGTGGCCTCCGTCTGCGAACTGCTGCCGCTGACGCCCGTCGTCACCCTGGTGCGCGGCGGCTGGACCGGCGATCTGTCGGCGTACGAGGCGCTGGGCGCCCTGGCGACGGCGATGGCCTGGATCGTCATCGCGGTGTTTGCTGTACGGCGGTGGTTCCGCTGGGAACCGCGGCGCTGA
- a CDS encoding histone-like nucleoid-structuring protein Lsr2, translating to MAQKVVVTLFDDIDGSEAAETIAFGLDGKSYEIDLNEVNAGELRKALAPYVEAGRKRSRSGRAYRQTEVAPDPSAVRAWAQANKMEVPARGRIPKKVYEAFTAAQ from the coding sequence GTGGCGCAGAAGGTCGTGGTCACTCTCTTTGACGACATCGACGGCTCGGAAGCGGCGGAAACGATCGCCTTCGGACTGGACGGCAAGTCGTACGAGATCGACCTGAACGAAGTCAATGCCGGCGAACTGCGGAAGGCGCTCGCGCCCTACGTGGAGGCCGGTCGCAAGCGGTCCCGCTCGGGCAGGGCGTACCGGCAGACGGAGGTCGCCCCCGACCCGTCGGCGGTGCGGGCCTGGGCCCAGGCCAACAAGATGGAGGTCCCCGCGCGCGGGCGCATCCCCAAGAAGGTCTACGAGGCGTTCACCGCCGCGCAGTGA
- the purQ gene encoding phosphoribosylformylglycinamidine synthase subunit PurQ — MTARIGVVTFPGSLDDRDTQRAIRLAGAEPVALWHKDKDLKQVDAVVLCGGFSYGDYLRAGAIARFSPVMEPLIEQAKAGLPVLGICNGFQILTEAHLLPGTMLRNNHLHFICRDQKLRVENAETAWTSDYTAGQEIHIPLKNIDGQYVADRHTLDALEAEGRVAFRYLDVNPNGSNNDIAGVTNEAGNVVGLMPHPEHAVEPLIGTGRTDGLPFFTSILKKLVNA, encoded by the coding sequence GTGACCGCTCGTATTGGCGTCGTCACTTTCCCCGGCAGTCTGGACGACCGGGACACGCAGCGCGCGATCCGCCTCGCGGGCGCCGAGCCGGTCGCCCTGTGGCACAAGGACAAGGACCTCAAGCAGGTCGACGCCGTGGTGCTGTGCGGTGGTTTCTCCTACGGCGACTATCTGCGCGCCGGGGCCATCGCCCGCTTCTCGCCGGTCATGGAGCCGCTCATCGAGCAGGCGAAGGCCGGCCTCCCGGTCCTCGGCATCTGCAACGGCTTCCAGATCCTCACCGAGGCCCACCTGCTGCCCGGCACGATGCTGCGCAACAACCACCTGCACTTCATCTGCCGCGACCAGAAGCTGCGGGTGGAGAACGCCGAGACGGCCTGGACCAGCGACTACACCGCCGGCCAGGAGATCCACATCCCGCTGAAGAACATCGACGGGCAGTACGTCGCCGACCGGCACACGCTGGACGCGCTGGAGGCCGAGGGCCGGGTCGCCTTCCGGTACCTGGACGTCAACCCCAACGGCTCGAACAACGACATCGCGGGCGTCACCAACGAGGCCGGCAACGTCGTAGGCCTCATGCCGCACCCCGAGCACGCCGTCGAGCCGCTGATCGGCACCGGTCGTACCGACGGCCTCCCGTTCTTCACCTCGATCCTCAAGAAGCTGGTCAACGCATGA
- a CDS encoding sensor histidine kinase, protein MRGPGRWWRRKTTPEKVETYTRWSFHFFAVMEFFSVGLTSVAPLGARLGGVVLVMVGVHAVFCCVTVSRSVDWTRGRRPQPVRLMWTLAAVSAAVAVAAIGIAEHGPDGESVETAAGGVFGVVLIFSPAIIALGVRDRRRVFGITGGFAAGSWASAFALGFSALAALIMAVIVLVGGMFLAFTAAFSVWLLNAVYELDEARETRARLAVAEERLRFGRDLHDVMGRNLAVIALKSELAVQLAQRGRQEAVAQMVEVQRLARESQREVREVVRGYREADLATELAGAQGVLAAAGIECAVSGATPSGLPVAVQSALGWVVREAATNVLRHGDARRCTVRLRVLQGRVVLSVENDGVSEEATAGGGSGSGLAGLRGRLAEIGGALEARPVGKGRFLLTAEVPLASGPAPSGPVPAAAAVRAVSEVTP, encoded by the coding sequence ATGCGCGGGCCGGGCAGGTGGTGGCGGCGCAAGACCACGCCGGAGAAGGTCGAGACGTACACGCGGTGGTCGTTCCACTTCTTCGCGGTGATGGAGTTCTTCTCCGTCGGGCTCACGTCCGTGGCTCCGCTGGGGGCACGGCTGGGCGGCGTGGTGCTGGTGATGGTGGGTGTGCACGCCGTCTTCTGCTGCGTGACCGTCTCACGGTCGGTCGACTGGACGCGTGGCCGCAGGCCCCAGCCCGTACGGCTGATGTGGACCCTGGCGGCCGTCTCGGCGGCGGTCGCCGTCGCCGCGATCGGCATCGCCGAGCACGGGCCGGACGGCGAAAGCGTGGAAACCGCCGCGGGTGGGGTCTTCGGAGTCGTCCTGATCTTCAGTCCCGCCATCATCGCGCTCGGCGTCCGCGACCGGCGGCGGGTGTTCGGGATCACGGGCGGCTTCGCCGCGGGCTCCTGGGCCTCGGCGTTCGCGCTGGGCTTCTCCGCGCTCGCGGCACTGATCATGGCGGTGATCGTGCTGGTCGGCGGCATGTTCCTCGCCTTCACGGCCGCCTTCTCCGTGTGGCTCCTCAACGCCGTCTACGAACTCGACGAGGCCCGCGAGACCCGGGCCCGGCTCGCCGTCGCCGAGGAACGGCTGAGGTTCGGGCGGGATCTGCACGACGTCATGGGGCGCAACCTCGCCGTCATCGCGCTCAAGAGCGAGCTGGCCGTGCAGCTGGCCCAGCGAGGGCGACAGGAGGCCGTGGCGCAGATGGTCGAGGTGCAGCGGCTCGCCCGGGAGTCGCAGCGGGAGGTGCGCGAGGTCGTGCGCGGCTACCGCGAGGCCGACCTCGCGACGGAACTGGCCGGGGCGCAGGGCGTGCTGGCAGCGGCCGGCATCGAGTGCGCGGTGAGCGGGGCGACGCCGTCCGGGCTGCCGGTCGCGGTGCAGTCCGCCCTGGGATGGGTGGTCCGGGAGGCGGCGACGAACGTCCTGCGGCACGGGGACGCCCGTCGGTGCACGGTGAGGCTGCGGGTGCTGCAGGGGCGCGTGGTGCTGTCCGTGGAGAACGACGGGGTGAGCGAGGAGGCGACGGCCGGCGGCGGTTCCGGCTCCGGGCTCGCCGGGTTGCGGGGGCGGCTGGCGGAGATCGGCGGAGCGCTGGAGGCCCGGCCGGTGGGGAAGGGGCGGTTCCTGCTGACGGCCGAGGTTCCGCTGGCGTCGGGGCCTGCGCCTTCCGGCCCCGTCCCGGCCGCTGCCGCCGTGCGTGCTGTGAGTGAGGTCACGCCATGA
- a CDS encoding phosphoribosylaminoimidazolesuccinocarboxamide synthase produces MSGFVEKPEPIQVPGLVHLHTGKVRELYQNEAGDLVMVASDRISAFDWVLPTEIPDKGRILTQLSLWWFDQLADLIPHHVLSTELPAGAPADWEGRTLVCKSLQMVPVECVARGYLTGSGLVEYNESRTVCGLALPEGLVDGSELPAPIFTPATKAAVGDHDENVSYEEVARQVGADTAARLRQATLAVYSRGRDIARDRGIILADTKFEFGFDGDTLVLADEVLTADSSRFWPADQWQPGRSQPSYDKQHVRDWLTSAESGWDRKSEQPPPVLPQQVVDATRAKYVEAYERLTGMSWT; encoded by the coding sequence GTGTCCGGATTCGTAGAGAAGCCCGAGCCGATCCAGGTTCCGGGCCTGGTGCATCTGCACACCGGCAAGGTGCGCGAGCTGTACCAGAACGAGGCGGGCGACCTCGTGATGGTTGCCAGCGACCGCATCTCCGCATTCGACTGGGTGCTGCCGACCGAGATCCCCGACAAGGGCCGGATCCTCACGCAGCTCTCCCTGTGGTGGTTCGACCAGCTCGCCGACCTGATCCCCCACCACGTCCTGAGCACCGAACTGCCGGCCGGCGCCCCCGCCGACTGGGAGGGCCGCACGCTCGTCTGCAAGTCGCTCCAGATGGTCCCCGTGGAGTGCGTGGCCCGCGGCTACCTGACCGGCTCGGGCCTGGTCGAGTACAACGAGTCCCGCACGGTCTGCGGCCTCGCCCTGCCGGAGGGCCTGGTCGACGGCAGCGAACTGCCCGCCCCGATCTTCACCCCGGCCACCAAGGCCGCCGTCGGCGACCACGACGAGAACGTCTCCTACGAGGAGGTCGCCCGCCAGGTCGGCGCCGACACCGCCGCCCGGCTGCGCCAGGCGACCCTCGCCGTCTACTCCCGGGGCCGGGACATCGCCCGCGACCGGGGCATCATCCTCGCGGACACGAAGTTCGAGTTCGGCTTCGACGGCGACACCCTGGTCCTCGCGGACGAGGTCCTCACCGCGGACTCCTCGCGCTTCTGGCCGGCCGACCAGTGGCAGCCGGGCCGCTCGCAGCCGTCGTACGACAAGCAGCACGTCCGCGACTGGCTGACCTCGGCGGAGTCCGGCTGGGACCGCAAGAGCGAGCAGCCGCCGCCCGTGCTGCCGCAGCAGGTCGTCGACGCCACCCGCGCCAAGTACGTGGAGGCGTACGAGCGCCTGACCGGCATGAGCTGGACGTAG
- a CDS encoding N,N-dimethylformamidase beta subunit family domain-containing protein — MGSEQIRRWESGALAHAVTDPFGQGPVPWLRGNVTYFDDSGQVVPWYVDQDPDQAPKKGSRSSGPRAADDVHRQIKGFTSTGAVAPGEAIDFHITVDPPQEFSVDIYRIGHYGGDGAAKITTSPRLSGIVQPPPLTADRTVSCHHWWLSWRLQIPSYWNIGAYVAVLTTADGYRSHVPFTVRHDQPADLLLVLPDITWQAYNLYPEDGRTGASLYHAWDEKGRLLGESEAATTVSFDRPYAGAGLPLHVGHAYDFIRWAERYGYDVAYATAGDLHAGRVDPTRYRGLVFPGHDEYWSAAMRGAVELARDAGTSLVFLSANTMYWQVELGPSPSGVPDRLLTCRKRRGPGKPVLWREIDRAEQQLLGIQYAGPVPVPHPLIVRNAGHWLWEATGAHEGDEIEGLVAGEADRYFPRTPLPEHEERVLLAHSPYTDKEGAPRHQETSLYRAPSGAWVFASGTFAWTPALDRPGHVDARIQRATANLLDRICKRD, encoded by the coding sequence ATGGGTTCGGAGCAGATCCGCCGCTGGGAGTCGGGGGCGCTGGCGCACGCCGTGACGGATCCCTTCGGGCAGGGCCCCGTTCCGTGGCTGCGCGGAAACGTGACGTACTTCGACGACAGCGGCCAGGTCGTCCCCTGGTACGTGGACCAGGACCCGGATCAGGCTCCGAAGAAGGGCAGCCGCTCCAGCGGCCCCCGCGCGGCCGACGACGTCCACCGCCAGATCAAGGGCTTCACCTCCACCGGTGCGGTCGCACCCGGCGAGGCCATCGACTTCCACATCACCGTCGACCCGCCGCAGGAGTTCAGCGTCGACATCTACCGCATCGGCCACTACGGCGGTGACGGCGCCGCGAAGATCACCACCAGTCCGCGCCTGTCCGGCATCGTGCAGCCCCCGCCGCTCACGGCGGACCGCACGGTCTCCTGCCACCACTGGTGGCTGTCCTGGCGGCTTCAGATCCCGTCGTACTGGAACATCGGCGCGTACGTCGCCGTCCTCACCACCGCCGACGGCTACCGCTCCCACGTCCCCTTCACGGTCCGCCACGACCAGCCCGCCGACCTGCTCCTCGTCCTGCCCGACATCACCTGGCAGGCGTACAACCTCTACCCGGAGGACGGCCGCACCGGCGCCAGCCTCTACCACGCCTGGGACGAGAAGGGCCGTCTGCTGGGCGAGTCCGAGGCCGCCACCACGGTCTCCTTCGACCGCCCGTACGCGGGCGCGGGCCTTCCGCTGCACGTCGGCCACGCCTACGACTTCATCCGCTGGGCCGAGCGCTACGGCTACGACGTCGCCTACGCCACGGCCGGCGACCTGCACGCGGGCCGCGTCGACCCCACCCGCTACCGCGGCCTGGTCTTCCCGGGCCACGACGAGTACTGGTCGGCCGCGATGCGCGGCGCCGTGGAGCTCGCCCGCGACGCCGGCACCTCGCTCGTCTTCCTCTCCGCCAACACGATGTACTGGCAGGTGGAACTGGGCCCCTCCCCGTCCGGCGTCCCCGACCGCCTGCTGACCTGCCGCAAGCGCCGGGGCCCCGGCAAGCCGGTGCTGTGGCGGGAGATCGACCGGGCGGAGCAGCAGCTCCTCGGCATCCAGTACGCCGGGCCCGTCCCCGTGCCGCATCCGCTGATCGTGCGCAACGCCGGCCACTGGCTGTGGGAGGCGACCGGGGCGCACGAGGGGGACGAGATCGAGGGCCTGGTGGCGGGCGAGGCCGACCGCTACTTCCCACGCACCCCACTGCCCGAGCACGAGGAGCGCGTGCTGCTCGCCCACTCGCCGTACACGGACAAGGAGGGCGCGCCGCGCCACCAGGAGACGTCCCTGTACCGCGCCCCCTCCGGCGCCTGGGTCTTCGCCTCCGGGACGTTCGCCTGGACCCCGGCCCTGGACCGCCCCGGCCACGTCGACGCCCGCATCCAGCGGGCCACCGCAAATCTCCTGGACCGCATCTGCAAACGCGACTGA
- a CDS encoding response regulator transcription factor yields the protein MTAVEPVRLLLADDEHLIRGALAALLSLEDDLMVVAEAATGPEALAMARAHKPDVAVLDLQMPGADGVKVATSLRTELPGCKVLIVTSHGRPGHLKRALEAGVRGFVPKTVSAQRLAELIRTVHAGNRYVDPELAADAIAAGDSPLTAREAEVLELAADGAPVAEIAERAALSQGTVRNYLSSAVSKLGAENRHAAVRLARERGWV from the coding sequence ATGACGGCCGTAGAGCCGGTGCGGCTGCTGCTGGCCGATGACGAGCACCTCATTCGTGGGGCGCTCGCCGCGCTGCTGTCACTGGAGGACGACCTGATGGTCGTCGCCGAGGCGGCCACCGGGCCGGAGGCGTTGGCGATGGCCCGGGCGCACAAGCCCGACGTCGCCGTGCTGGATCTCCAGATGCCCGGCGCCGACGGTGTGAAGGTCGCCACATCACTGCGGACCGAACTGCCCGGGTGCAAGGTGCTCATCGTCACCAGCCACGGGCGGCCCGGGCATCTGAAGCGGGCGCTGGAGGCCGGGGTGCGGGGGTTCGTGCCGAAGACCGTGAGTGCGCAGCGGCTCGCGGAGCTCATTCGCACCGTGCACGCCGGGAACCGTTACGTCGACCCGGAGTTGGCCGCCGACGCGATCGCCGCCGGGGACTCGCCGCTGACCGCCCGGGAGGCCGAGGTGCTGGAGCTCGCGGCCGACGGTGCGCCCGTGGCGGAGATCGCGGAGCGGGCCGCGCTGTCGCAGGGGACCGTGCGGAACTACCTGTCGTCGGCCGTGTCGAAGCTGGGGGCGGAGAACCGGCATGCCGCGGTGCGGCTCGCGCGGGAGCGAGGTTGGGTATAG